The Cellulophaga sp. L1A9 genome window below encodes:
- a CDS encoding oligosaccharide flippase family protein, producing MGIVLKQSLNNTIITYLGFAVGAVNTLFLYTRFLTDEYYGLVGVILSASAVLMPLLAFGIPNTLVKYFSGFKESTYKNGFLTLMLVLPLFLILPVALISYVAYDAIGNFLAKENPIVKGYVWYIFIIGMSMAYFEIFYAWAKVHMKSIFGNFLKEVFTRLGVTILLVMVYFNWISIDTFLISLVVLYILRMLIMKFYAYSLQMPVISFKFPANTKTIIQYSALIILGGSAAVVLLEVDKVMINQYIKIENVAYYSVAIFIATVISVPSRAMHQIVYPLTAEILTKNDTDSLKNLYHRSALTLFIISGLIYLLIILNLGDLYTLLSDDYSKGFSVVLLIGLAKVYDAVLGNNNAILYNSDYYKMLLILGVFLAIITILFNMWLIPEYELIGAAIASFSAIFIYNTLKIVFVKVRFGILPFSIAMFKVLLVLIVLGIAFYFITIPFHPILSIIIKSILIVVLYTWVLYRFKLSEDVSGVLHKFLKNK from the coding sequence ATGGGAATCGTACTCAAACAGTCACTTAATAATACAATAATAACCTATTTAGGTTTTGCTGTAGGTGCTGTAAATACACTGTTTTTATATACCCGTTTTCTAACCGATGAATATTATGGATTAGTAGGTGTTATTCTATCCGCTTCTGCTGTACTAATGCCTCTATTGGCTTTTGGGATCCCAAATACCTTGGTGAAGTACTTTAGTGGCTTTAAAGAAAGCACATATAAAAATGGGTTTTTAACTTTAATGTTGGTCTTGCCGTTATTTTTAATACTACCGGTTGCACTAATATCGTATGTAGCTTATGATGCTATTGGTAACTTTTTAGCAAAAGAAAATCCTATTGTAAAAGGCTATGTCTGGTACATTTTTATTATAGGAATGTCAATGGCTTATTTTGAGATATTCTATGCTTGGGCAAAAGTGCATATGAAATCTATTTTTGGTAATTTTTTGAAAGAAGTGTTTACACGATTAGGAGTTACTATACTCCTTGTGATGGTTTATTTTAATTGGATTTCTATTGATACTTTTTTAATAAGCTTAGTGGTTCTTTACATTTTGAGAATGCTGATCATGAAATTCTATGCCTATTCATTGCAAATGCCAGTCATAAGTTTCAAATTTCCTGCTAATACCAAAACAATTATTCAATATAGTGCCTTAATAATTTTAGGAGGTTCTGCGGCAGTAGTATTATTGGAAGTTGACAAGGTGATGATTAATCAATATATTAAAATTGAAAATGTAGCCTACTATAGTGTAGCTATTTTTATTGCTACAGTAATTTCAGTGCCTTCAAGAGCAATGCACCAAATTGTATATCCTTTAACTGCTGAAATTTTGACTAAAAATGATACAGATAGTTTAAAAAACCTTTATCATAGAAGTGCGTTAACCTTGTTCATTATTTCAGGATTAATTTATTTGTTGATTATACTAAATCTAGGAGATCTTTATACGCTTTTATCGGATGATTATAGTAAAGGATTTTCTGTTGTACTTTTAATAGGCTTAGCAAAAGTGTATGATGCAGTTTTAGGGAATAATAATGCTATCTTATACAACTCTGATTATTATAAAATGCTACTCATCTTAGGGGTCTTCTTGGCGATAATAACCATACTATTTAATATGTGGCTTATTCCTGAATATGAGTTAATAGGGGCGGCAATAGCATCCTTTTCTGCAATTTTTATTTATAACACCTTAAAAATAGTCTTTGTTAAAGTTCGCTTCGGAATTCTTCCTTTTTCTATAGCAATGTTTAAAGTGCTGCTAGTATTGATAGTGCTAGGAATTGCTTTTTATTTTATAACAATTCCTTTTCACCCCATTCTAAGTATTATCATAAAAAGTATTTTAATCGTAGTACTTTATACTTGGGTTTTATATCGTTTTAAATTATCGGAAGACGTTTCGGGAGTGCTCCATAAGTTCTTAAAAAACAAATAA
- the uvrA gene encoding excinuclease ABC subunit UvrA: MNSILDVNPKENIIIKGAKLHNLKNIDVVIPRNKLVVVTGLSGSGKSSLAFDTLYAEGQRRYVESLSSYARQFLGKLDKPKVDYIKGIAPAIAIEQKVNSTNPRSTVGTTTEIYDYLKLVYARIGRTISPISGNEVKKHTVTDVINFVKTFPEGTKLLLLAPITIREDRDALKSLQIFSQQGYARIKYKGEVIRIDDTITEIDKEFSLVVDRIITKDDEDFLNRLANAVDTAFFEGKGDCIIESLTTGEQTPFSNKFELDGMKFLEPNVHLFSFNNPYGACPTCEGYGDVIGIDEDLVVPNTALSVYENGVFPWRGDSMGWYRDQLVNSAYKFDFPIHKPWFQLTDEQKQLVWDGNEYFTGISDFFSALEEKSYKIQNRVMLSRYRGKTRCTTCKGKRLRKETDYVKVDGKSISDLVEQPIEDLIAFFETISLNETDKKIASRLLIEIKSRLGFLYKVGLTYLTLNRKSNTLSGGESQRINLATSLGSSLVGSMYILDEPSIGLHPKDTENLIEVLKSLRDLGNTVIVVEHDEDIMKAADEIIDIGPEAGTQGGHVVAHGTMEDILNSSSLTAGYLNGTLEIEVPKKRRTSKNYIEILGARENNLKNIDVTFPLNMLTVITGVSGSGKSTLIKKILYPIILKEIGGYGEKAGQFTGVKGKYSEIKHVEFVDQNPIGRSSRSNPVTYIKAYDDIRALYAAQKLSKLRNYQTKHFSFNVDGGRCEKCKGEGEITVEMQFMADVHLECETCKGKRFKKEVLEVKFEEANIDDLLNMTIDDALAFFEKHQQTKIYRKLKPLQDVGLGYVTLGQSSSTLSGGEAQRIKLASFLVKGTTKEKALFIFDEPTTGLHFHDIKKLLKSFNALIDKGHSIVVIEHNIDLIKCADYIIDLGLEGGSKGGALIAAGTPEEIAKNKVSYTAKYLKEKL, translated from the coding sequence ATGAATAGCATTTTAGATGTAAATCCTAAAGAAAATATAATTATCAAAGGTGCCAAGTTGCACAATCTTAAAAATATAGATGTTGTTATCCCTAGAAATAAGCTCGTTGTAGTTACTGGTTTGTCTGGTTCAGGAAAATCTAGCTTAGCTTTTGACACCTTATATGCAGAAGGGCAACGTAGGTACGTAGAAAGTCTTTCTTCTTATGCCCGTCAGTTTTTAGGAAAATTAGACAAACCCAAAGTAGACTATATAAAAGGTATAGCTCCCGCAATTGCTATTGAGCAAAAAGTAAACTCTACAAACCCACGTTCAACCGTTGGGACTACCACAGAAATTTATGACTACTTAAAACTAGTATATGCGAGAATTGGAAGAACCATCTCCCCTATTTCTGGTAATGAAGTAAAAAAACATACCGTAACAGATGTTATTAATTTTGTAAAAACCTTTCCCGAAGGAACAAAGCTCCTTTTATTAGCACCTATCACCATAAGAGAAGATAGAGATGCTCTTAAATCTTTACAGATTTTTTCACAACAAGGTTATGCACGTATTAAATATAAGGGAGAAGTAATTCGTATTGATGATACGATTACAGAAATTGATAAAGAGTTTAGCCTAGTTGTAGACCGTATTATAACGAAAGATGATGAAGATTTCTTAAATCGATTAGCAAATGCTGTTGATACTGCTTTTTTTGAAGGCAAAGGAGATTGTATTATTGAGAGCTTAACAACTGGCGAACAAACCCCTTTTAGTAATAAGTTTGAATTAGATGGCATGAAGTTCTTAGAACCTAATGTACACTTATTTAGCTTCAACAATCCCTATGGTGCATGCCCAACTTGCGAAGGTTACGGAGATGTCATTGGTATAGATGAAGATTTAGTGGTACCTAACACTGCTTTATCTGTTTATGAAAATGGAGTATTCCCGTGGCGAGGAGATAGTATGGGATGGTATCGTGATCAATTAGTGAATAGCGCTTATAAATTCGATTTTCCAATACACAAACCTTGGTTTCAACTTACAGACGAACAAAAACAACTGGTTTGGGACGGTAATGAATACTTTACCGGAATCAGTGATTTCTTTTCAGCGCTAGAGGAAAAGAGTTATAAAATCCAGAATCGCGTTATGTTGTCGCGCTATCGCGGTAAAACAAGATGTACCACTTGTAAAGGAAAACGATTACGAAAAGAAACGGACTATGTTAAGGTAGACGGAAAATCTATTTCTGATTTAGTAGAACAGCCCATTGAAGATTTAATTGCTTTTTTTGAAACGATTAGCTTAAACGAAACCGATAAGAAAATTGCTTCTCGTTTATTAATTGAAATTAAAAGTAGGTTAGGCTTCTTATATAAGGTAGGACTTACCTATTTAACCTTAAATCGAAAATCTAACACCCTATCTGGTGGAGAGAGCCAACGAATTAATTTAGCAACCTCTTTAGGAAGTAGCTTGGTCGGGTCTATGTATATTTTAGACGAACCTAGTATTGGACTACACCCTAAGGATACTGAAAATTTAATTGAGGTACTAAAATCACTTCGAGATTTGGGAAATACAGTGATTGTCGTAGAGCATGATGAAGATATCATGAAAGCCGCTGATGAAATTATTGATATAGGTCCTGAAGCAGGTACGCAGGGTGGTCATGTCGTTGCCCATGGTACCATGGAAGATATCCTAAATTCATCTTCACTTACTGCAGGGTATTTAAATGGTACTTTAGAAATAGAGGTTCCTAAAAAAAGAAGAACCTCAAAAAACTATATTGAAATACTAGGAGCACGGGAAAACAACCTGAAAAATATAGATGTTACTTTTCCTTTAAATATGCTTACCGTAATTACAGGAGTATCTGGTAGTGGAAAAAGCACATTGATTAAAAAGATATTATATCCTATTATATTAAAAGAAATTGGCGGCTACGGAGAAAAAGCCGGTCAGTTTACTGGTGTTAAAGGAAAATACAGTGAAATAAAACATGTTGAGTTTGTAGATCAGAACCCTATTGGTAGGTCTTCTCGCTCTAACCCGGTAACTTATATAAAGGCGTATGATGATATTCGTGCACTTTATGCTGCCCAAAAACTAAGCAAACTTAGAAACTACCAAACAAAACATTTTTCATTTAATGTAGATGGCGGTCGTTGTGAGAAATGTAAAGGCGAAGGAGAAATTACGGTAGAGATGCAGTTCATGGCTGATGTTCATTTAGAATGTGAAACCTGCAAAGGAAAACGCTTTAAGAAAGAAGTTCTAGAAGTAAAATTTGAAGAGGCTAATATTGATGATTTATTAAATATGACCATTGATGATGCACTTGCATTCTTTGAAAAACATCAACAAACAAAAATCTATAGAAAACTAAAACCCTTACAAGATGTTGGTTTAGGCTATGTTACTTTAGGGCAATCCTCTTCTACCCTATCTGGTGGAGAAGCACAACGAATTAAATTAGCTTCTTTCTTAGTTAAAGGAACTACCAAAGAAAAAGCACTCTTTATTTTTGATGAACCTACAACAGGTTTACATTTTCATGATATCAAGAAATTATTAAAATCGTTTAATGCCTTAATTGATAAAGGACATTCTATTGTGGTTATTGAGCATAATATTGATTTAATCAAGTGTGCCGACTATATAATAGACCTAGGATTGGAAGGTGGTAGTAAAGGAGGAGCACTAATTGCTGCGGGTACCCCTGAAGAAATTGCAAAGAATAAAGTATCCTATACCGCAAAATACCTCAAAGAGAAGCTATAA
- a CDS encoding transporter has translation MKNFLLLAIFLYSIIASSQYTDVINSNRPGQSVSAYAVGKNVIQAEFGIGYEQQDHVLLNSESNILSTELALRYGLLFEKLEITYEGVYQKENITYSNSFPDQTITDFSRNRLGLKYLIYDPFKNPERNKPNLMSWKANHKFQWRNLLPAVSLYAGATFNLGDNPYYIGDGTVTPRVMLATQSKISPRVVFITNIAYDRIGSEFPEWSYIMSLTHAFRNPKWSIFLEQQGIKSDRYADALYRTGIAHLFTKNMQADITFGGSFKDTPTRMFGTLGLSYRIDKHQDKIVPIDEQKGGENGQIGKKDMKKKAKKAKKEDGSGAEDVDLGPTKKQLKKLKKAEKKKKKEDNGAIDF, from the coding sequence ATGAAAAATTTTCTTCTATTAGCTATTTTTCTTTACTCAATAATAGCTTCATCACAATACACCGATGTCATCAATTCTAACCGTCCTGGGCAATCTGTAAGTGCTTATGCGGTAGGTAAAAATGTAATTCAGGCTGAATTTGGGATTGGTTACGAACAACAAGACCATGTATTATTGAATTCAGAATCTAATATTTTAAGCACAGAACTAGCCCTACGGTATGGTCTTTTATTTGAAAAATTAGAGATTACTTATGAAGGTGTTTATCAAAAAGAAAACATTACCTATTCCAATTCTTTTCCGGATCAAACGATAACCGATTTTTCTAGAAATAGATTAGGATTAAAATATTTAATCTACGATCCTTTTAAAAACCCCGAACGCAATAAACCAAATCTTATGAGTTGGAAAGCTAACCATAAGTTTCAATGGCGTAATTTACTTCCTGCAGTATCTCTTTATGCAGGCGCAACATTTAATTTAGGTGATAACCCTTACTATATTGGAGATGGTACCGTTACACCACGTGTAATGCTTGCTACGCAAAGTAAAATTTCTCCAAGAGTTGTTTTTATTACGAACATCGCTTATGATAGAATAGGATCAGAATTCCCTGAATGGAGTTATATTATGTCCTTAACTCACGCTTTTAGAAATCCTAAATGGAGTATTTTCTTAGAACAACAAGGAATTAAGAGCGATCGGTATGCAGATGCATTATACCGAACTGGTATTGCGCATTTATTTACTAAAAATATGCAAGCAGACATTACTTTTGGAGGTAGCTTTAAAGACACGCCTACACGTATGTTTGGTACCCTTGGTCTTTCATATCGCATAGATAAACACCAAGATAAAATTGTTCCAATTGACGAGCAAAAAGGTGGTGAAAATGGACAGATTGGCAAAAAGGACATGAAAAAGAAAGCTAAAAAAGCTAAGAAAGAAGATGGTTCAGGCGCCGAAGATGTAGATTTAGGTCCGACGAAAAAACAATTAAAGAAGCTTAAAAAAGCAGAAAAGAAAAAGAAAAAAGAAGATAACGGTGCTATTGACTTTTAA
- a CDS encoding GTP cyclohydrolase, whose product MITVSEVKTTADLKKFVKFPFTLYKDSKYWVPPIIADEMETFNKDKNPAFKDAEATLFLAYKDNEIVGRIVAIVNWIEIKQQKVSKMRFGWFDFIDDLAVSKALIEKVQEIGTKNNLEYMEGPVGFSNLDKVGVLTEGFDEIGTMITWYNHAYYVNHYENLGFAKEKEYMENRFPFANADPKFYAKANVLIKKRYNLRPLNFTKTKDVMPMADKMFDLFNESYASLSSFVPITEIQKAYFKKKYISFINPEYIKFVVDKDDKLVAFSIVMPSFSEALQKSKGKLFPTGLFHLLKAKKQSKEVIFYLIGVHPDYQNKGVTAIIFNEYYETFTARGILSCVRTPELEENIAIKQLWKNFNPEIYKRRRTYRKNL is encoded by the coding sequence ATGATTACAGTTTCAGAAGTTAAGACAACAGCAGATCTTAAAAAATTTGTAAAATTCCCTTTTACCCTATATAAAGATTCTAAATATTGGGTTCCACCAATCATAGCTGATGAGATGGAAACCTTTAATAAGGATAAAAACCCTGCATTTAAAGATGCAGAAGCTACCTTATTCCTAGCCTATAAGGATAATGAAATCGTAGGGCGTATTGTAGCCATTGTCAATTGGATAGAAATTAAACAACAGAAAGTATCCAAAATGCGTTTTGGATGGTTTGATTTTATTGATGATTTAGCAGTTTCTAAGGCATTAATAGAAAAAGTTCAGGAAATAGGGACTAAAAATAATCTGGAGTACATGGAAGGCCCTGTTGGATTTTCTAACCTAGATAAAGTAGGAGTTCTTACCGAAGGTTTTGACGAAATTGGAACGATGATTACTTGGTACAACCATGCTTATTATGTAAATCATTATGAAAATTTAGGTTTCGCCAAAGAAAAAGAATACATGGAGAACAGGTTTCCTTTCGCCAATGCCGATCCTAAGTTTTATGCGAAAGCAAACGTGTTAATAAAAAAAAGATACAATCTACGCCCTTTAAATTTTACAAAAACTAAAGATGTAATGCCCATGGCTGATAAGATGTTCGATTTATTTAATGAATCTTACGCTTCCCTTTCTTCTTTTGTGCCTATTACCGAAATTCAAAAAGCCTATTTCAAGAAGAAATATATTAGTTTTATTAATCCTGAATATATAAAATTTGTAGTTGACAAAGACGATAAACTTGTAGCGTTTAGCATTGTAATGCCGTCATTTTCTGAGGCTTTACAAAAATCTAAAGGGAAATTATTCCCAACAGGGCTTTTTCATTTATTAAAAGCAAAAAAACAAAGTAAAGAGGTCATCTTTTATTTAATAGGTGTGCATCCTGACTACCAAAACAAAGGAGTTACCGCTATTATATTTAATGAATATTACGAAACTTTTACGGCTAGGGGCATTCTAAGTTGTGTTAGAACTCCTGAATTGGAGGAAAATATAGCCATAAAACAATTATGGAAAAATTTTAATCCTGAAATTTACAAACGAAGAAGAACGTATCGAAAAAATCTATAA
- a CDS encoding glycosyltransferase family 4 protein has protein sequence MKKVLIITYYWPPAGGPGVQRWLKFVKYLRDFNIEPVLFIPENPNYPIRDTAFLKEIPEGIKTVKQTIFEPYQLASFLSSKKTKRISSGIIQTKNQSTLEKILLWIRGNLFIPDARKYWIKPSVKAITKLLQEENIETIITTGPPHSVHLIGLALKEKLGITWLADFRDPWTSIGYHKKLKLTAAAKKRHKFLEKRVLNTADTILVTSPTTKKEFEALTSQPITVITNGFDVQENQGNTLDSAFTIVHIGSLLSGRNPENLWRILSELIASNAEFKKVFKLKLIGVVSEDVLDTIYAHHLKPYVELVGYVAHDIALQLQKQSQILLLTEINAKETQGIIPGKLFEYLAANRPILAIGPENWDVSTILEDTKAGKTFDYTEDIRIKELLLEWFEAYKTSNLKIASTNIAKYSRRELTRKLAAII, from the coding sequence ATGAAGAAAGTTTTAATTATCACATACTACTGGCCACCAGCAGGAGGCCCAGGTGTACAGCGATGGTTAAAATTTGTAAAATACCTCAGGGATTTTAATATTGAACCCGTATTATTTATCCCTGAAAATCCAAATTATCCAATTAGAGATACCGCTTTTTTAAAAGAAATTCCAGAAGGGATAAAAACAGTAAAGCAAACTATTTTTGAGCCTTATCAATTGGCCAGTTTTTTATCGAGTAAAAAAACAAAGCGTATAAGTTCAGGGATTATTCAAACTAAAAATCAGTCTACTTTAGAAAAAATTTTACTTTGGATTAGAGGAAATTTATTTATTCCTGATGCCCGTAAATATTGGATAAAACCTTCCGTGAAGGCTATTACTAAATTACTTCAAGAAGAAAATATTGAAACGATCATTACCACAGGTCCTCCGCATAGTGTGCACCTTATTGGTTTGGCCTTAAAAGAAAAACTAGGTATTACTTGGTTGGCAGATTTTAGAGATCCATGGACCTCTATAGGCTATCATAAAAAACTTAAATTAACTGCGGCAGCAAAGAAGAGGCATAAATTTTTAGAAAAACGTGTTTTGAATACTGCAGATACTATACTTGTTACAAGCCCTACCACAAAAAAGGAGTTTGAAGCGCTAACGTCGCAACCGATTACGGTGATTACCAATGGGTTTGATGTACAAGAAAATCAGGGGAATACGTTAGATTCTGCCTTTACGATAGTACATATAGGATCTTTATTGTCTGGTAGAAATCCAGAAAATTTATGGCGTATTCTTTCTGAATTGATAGCGTCAAATGCTGAGTTTAAAAAAGTTTTTAAACTTAAATTAATTGGTGTGGTTAGTGAAGATGTCTTAGATACGATATACGCTCATCATTTAAAACCGTATGTGGAATTGGTAGGTTATGTTGCTCATGATATTGCTTTACAACTGCAAAAACAATCTCAAATTTTGTTGTTGACCGAAATAAACGCAAAGGAGACGCAAGGAATTATTCCAGGTAAACTTTTTGAATACCTAGCTGCAAATAGGCCTATTCTGGCTATTGGACCTGAAAACTGGGATGTTTCTACTATTTTAGAAGATACTAAGGCAGGGAAAACATTTGATTATACAGAAGATATTAGGATAAAGGAATTACTTTTAGAATGGTTTGAAGCGTATAAAACTTCAAATTTAAAGATAGCTTCAACAAATATAGCGAAGTATAGCAGGAGGGAACTTACCCGAAAATTAGCAGCAATTATCTAA
- a CDS encoding YfhO family protein yields MKSNLRAFLIHFFAIAIFIVAAVAFFTPVLQGKVIFQSDIAQYTGMAKEQTDFKEKTGEEPYWTNSAFGGMPTYQLGAHYPYNFVKQVDLALRFLPRPADYLFLYLLGFYILLSCLKVDYRLAVLGALAFGFSTYLIIILGVGHNAKAHAIAYLPMLLGGIILVFRRNYVWGFILTAIAMALEINANHYQMTYYFMLLVLILGVVYLIDAILKKELKHFFTAVGVLLIAVLLGIATNATSLMATKEYADWSTRGKSNLTINPDGTPKESTGGLSKEYITQYSYGITESLNLFVPRLFGGSNSEDLGKKSNTYDFLVERNISPSQALEFSKGMPLYWGDQPGTSAPAYIGAVLFFLFFLGLFLVKSNIKWWLLGGVIMSLFLSWGKNFSFLTDFMIDYFPLYDKFRAVSSIQVILELCVPILAILALNSLLDSKVDKARKITALKISFGISIGLGILLLLTKSLFHFEGASDPYLEKNYGNELMTMIRLDREAVYTNDTLRSLLFVFLAATVLWFFIKEKINKNVFVLLVGLLILFDLVGVAKRYVNDDDFVRQRAMTTPFPETEVDKLIKQDDGVFRVYNPAEGLNGASTSYYHQSIGGYHAAKPAKIQDLFDFYIYTGNLNVLNMLNVKYIIQQDEKGSFPAQNPDANGNAWFISTLEKERTSSDEILALKDLDTKNKAVINNENYPKITEFQYKKDSLATIQLTAYQPNKISYVSDNANKGFAVFSEMYYENGWNAYIDGQLKPHMCVDYALRGLVVPAGQHTIVFKFEPEVIKKGSTIVLFSSGVLGLLILAAIGFTFSRTRKQEKE; encoded by the coding sequence ATGAAAAGTAATCTTAGAGCTTTTTTAATTCACTTTTTTGCTATTGCCATTTTTATTGTTGCTGCAGTAGCTTTTTTTACTCCAGTCTTACAGGGTAAAGTTATTTTTCAGTCAGATATTGCCCAGTATACGGGTATGGCTAAAGAACAAACGGATTTTAAAGAGAAAACAGGAGAAGAACCGTATTGGACCAACAGTGCATTTGGCGGAATGCCCACCTACCAACTGGGGGCGCATTATCCTTATAATTTTGTAAAACAAGTAGATTTAGCTTTGCGCTTTTTACCGCGTCCTGCAGATTATTTGTTTCTTTATTTATTGGGCTTTTATATATTGCTTAGTTGCTTAAAAGTAGATTATAGACTGGCCGTTTTAGGAGCGCTTGCTTTTGGTTTTTCTACCTATTTAATTATTATTTTAGGAGTAGGTCATAATGCAAAAGCACATGCTATTGCTTACTTGCCCATGCTTCTAGGGGGGATCATTTTGGTTTTTCGAAGGAATTATGTTTGGGGTTTTATTTTAACGGCCATAGCTATGGCACTCGAAATAAATGCAAACCATTACCAAATGACCTATTATTTTATGCTCTTAGTGTTAATATTAGGTGTTGTTTATTTGATAGATGCAATACTAAAGAAGGAATTAAAACACTTTTTTACGGCAGTAGGAGTTTTATTGATAGCTGTTTTACTGGGTATTGCTACAAATGCGACTAGTTTAATGGCAACTAAGGAGTATGCTGATTGGAGTACACGAGGCAAAAGTAATTTAACAATTAACCCAGATGGCACACCAAAAGAAAGTACAGGTGGGTTAAGTAAAGAGTATATCACACAATACAGTTACGGTATTACAGAATCTTTAAATCTTTTTGTACCAAGACTTTTTGGTGGTTCAAATTCAGAGGATTTAGGGAAAAAATCTAATACCTATGATTTTTTGGTAGAGCGAAATATTTCTCCATCACAAGCATTAGAGTTTAGTAAGGGAATGCCTTTATATTGGGGTGATCAGCCAGGTACTTCTGCCCCAGCGTATATTGGAGCGGTACTTTTCTTTTTGTTTTTCTTAGGCTTATTTCTCGTGAAATCAAATATAAAATGGTGGCTATTGGGCGGTGTTATTATGTCACTATTCCTTTCTTGGGGAAAGAATTTCAGTTTCCTTACCGATTTTATGATTGATTACTTTCCGCTATATGATAAGTTTAGAGCAGTCTCATCTATTCAAGTTATCCTTGAATTATGTGTACCTATTTTAGCTATACTAGCATTAAACTCACTTTTAGATAGTAAAGTAGATAAAGCAAGGAAAATTACGGCACTAAAAATTAGTTTTGGTATCAGTATTGGTTTAGGAATATTACTCTTGTTAACCAAAAGTCTATTCCATTTTGAAGGAGCTAGTGATCCGTATTTAGAAAAAAATTATGGGAATGAACTAATGACCATGATTCGTTTAGATAGAGAAGCTGTATATACAAATGATACGTTACGTTCTTTGTTATTTGTTTTTTTAGCAGCTACGGTACTTTGGTTTTTTATTAAAGAGAAAATAAACAAGAATGTATTTGTATTGCTTGTTGGGCTATTAATTCTTTTTGATTTAGTCGGCGTTGCGAAACGCTATGTGAACGATGATGATTTTGTACGCCAACGTGCAATGACTACCCCGTTTCCTGAAACAGAAGTAGATAAATTAATAAAACAAGATGATGGAGTGTTTAGAGTTTACAATCCAGCAGAAGGTTTAAATGGGGCAAGTACATCATACTACCACCAATCTATTGGTGGATATCATGCAGCTAAGCCTGCAAAAATTCAGGATTTATTCGATTTTTATATTTATACCGGTAATTTAAACGTGTTGAATATGCTTAACGTTAAGTATATCATTCAACAAGATGAAAAGGGGAGCTTTCCTGCTCAAAACCCAGATGCTAATGGCAATGCTTGGTTTATTTCTACTTTGGAAAAAGAGCGTACAAGCTCCGATGAAATTTTAGCATTGAAAGATTTAGATACCAAGAATAAAGCCGTTATTAATAACGAGAACTATCCAAAAATCACGGAGTTTCAGTATAAAAAAGATTCCTTGGCTACAATACAATTAACAGCATATCAACCCAATAAAATCTCTTATGTTTCTGATAATGCAAACAAAGGTTTTGCTGTTTTTTCAGAAATGTATTATGAAAATGGTTGGAATGCCTATATCGACGGACAGTTAAAACCACATATGTGTGTTGATTATGCTTTGCGAGGATTGGTCGTACCTGCCGGGCAGCATACTATTGTATTTAAGTTTGAACCTGAAGTAATTAAAAAAGGGTCAACAATAGTGTTATTTAGCTCCGGGGTTTTAGGACTATTAATTTTAGCGGCTATTGGGTTTACTTTCTCAAGGACTCGTAAACAAGAAAAAGAATAA
- a CDS encoding RNA polymerase sigma factor: MELQIEDSVLVKSYINGEEKALEILINRHNQRISSFIYSKVLDRDITEDIFQDTFIKVIKTLRKGSYSEEGKFLPWVMRIAHNLVIDHFRKNKRMPMFEGSDDFNIFSVIGDDQLNVEKQLIKDQIDNDLNLLIEELPEDQKEVLMMRIYKDMSFKEISENTGVSINTALGRMRYALINLRKVIEKNNIVLTN; the protein is encoded by the coding sequence ATGGAACTACAGATTGAAGATTCAGTTTTAGTAAAAAGTTATATCAACGGAGAAGAAAAAGCTCTAGAGATTTTAATTAACCGCCACAACCAAAGAATTTCTAGTTTTATTTATTCTAAAGTATTGGATAGAGATATTACAGAAGATATCTTTCAAGATACTTTTATTAAAGTAATTAAAACACTTAGAAAAGGATCTTATAGTGAAGAAGGTAAATTTTTACCTTGGGTAATGCGTATTGCACATAACCTTGTTATAGATCATTTTAGAAAAAACAAAAGAATGCCAATGTTTGAAGGCAGCGATGATTTTAATATCTTTTCTGTAATTGGTGATGATCAATTGAATGTTGAAAAGCAGTTAATTAAAGATCAGATTGACAATGACTTAAATCTTTTAATAGAGGAATTGCCAGAGGATCAAAAAGAAGTTTTGATGATGCGTATCTATAAGGATATGAGTTTCAAAGAAATATCTGAGAATACAGGTGTCAGTATCAATACGGCTTTAGGTAGAATGCGATATGCTTTAATTAACCTTAGAAAGGTAATTGAAAAGAATAATATTGTCTTAACCAATTAA
- a CDS encoding DUF4834 family protein, translated as MAFLKTILIILLVYYLFKILIKLFAPKILNYAGKKAEQHFREKLEGFNTQQQPQKSTEQGDVIIDKNTTRKSNSSKKVGEYIDFEEID; from the coding sequence ATGGCTTTCTTAAAAACGATATTAATCATACTATTAGTATATTATTTATTTAAAATATTAATAAAATTATTTGCGCCTAAAATATTGAATTATGCGGGTAAAAAAGCGGAACAACATTTTAGAGAAAAGTTAGAAGGTTTTAACACCCAACAGCAACCACAAAAAAGCACAGAACAAGGTGATGTGATTATAGATAAAAACACTACTAGAAAATCTAATTCTTCGAAAAAAGTCGGAGAATATATAGATTTTGAAGAAATTGATTAA